The DNA segment GCTGGTAGGCGCCCAGCGCCGCCGCGGCGCGCGGGTCGGCCTGCAGCACCCGCATCCATTGCGCTACTTTGGCGGCGTCGCCCAGATTCGAATAGAACTCCAGCCCGCTGGCGATGCCGCCCCAATCCGAGCCCGACTCCGCCAGCGCATGTTCCAGCGCCGTGGCTGCCTCGGGCCGCCAGTTCTTGCCCGCGGCCAGATGGAACTGCGACCAATCGCAATCGGCGTAGCCCTTGTCGGTGCAGTGCGCGAATTGCTCTGCCGCCTGCGTCGTCTTGCCCTCGGACTCGTACACATGTCCCAGCCGGTCGTAGGCGCGCAGTGCTTCGGGTGCGACTTCGAGCGCTTTGCGCGCCGTCCGCTCCACTTCTGCCGCTGCCCAGCTCTGGCTGGCATCCGTCAGGTTGCCGTTGCTTTGCGCCAAATCCAGCCACACCGGCGCCGCATCCGGCGCCAGCTTCGACGCCGCCAGCAGCGCGACCCGCGCCCCTTCCGGATCCTCATCCTGCATGCGCCGCAATCCCTGTACCCACAACGCGATCGCATCCCGGGGATGGCTTTTAAGCCGCTCCTGGCTCCAGCCGGCCAGCGTCACCGGCGCCGGCGCCAGCTTCGGCGCTGCCGCCAGCGCAGCGCCCGCGGGCAGCGTCGCGGCATTCTGCAACTCCCCTCCCGCCGCCGGCCGCAGCATCAAATCAAAGTCGCGCGAGGCCTCGCCGCCCAGCTTCAGCACTACCCGGTTCCAGCCGGCCGCGAGCTCCACCGCCGCGGTTGCCGTCGCCGGCACATAGCTTGAGCGCCGGTCGTTGCGCAGCACCGTCACCCCGTTAATGAGGATTTCGCTGGAGGCTTGCGAGTACAAACGCAGCAGCACCCGCGTGGGTCGCGGTGCCTGCACGTAGGTCACGGCAAAGTCGATGCCATCCGTGCCCCAGTCCAGCGGGAAATGCACGCCGTTCCCGCTGCTGGTGAAGGCCTGCGGCCGCCGCCCGGCTGCGCTTTCCGGACGCATGGCAATCGGAAACGTCTGGTCAAAGCCCAGGTTCTCGTAATCGCCAAGCGGCCCCCAGAGCTGCCAGTGCGGCAATCGCCCGGCGAGCTGCAGCGCCCGCGTCTCGGTCAGTGCCAGGCCGGGCGCATGGACCGCCGCCAGTACCGAGCGCCCCAGCATGTAGCTGGTCACCGGATCCGCCAGCGGTTCCTGCAACGTGCGCTCCAGGCTGGGCAGCGCGTCCAGCAACTGCCGTCCCTGATTCTCAAGCTGTCCGCTCAGCGCCCGCACCGCCAGCTCCGTAGCCACGTCATTGGGTGCCGCCCGCGTCAGCCGCAGCGCCGCCTCCAGCATGGCGCGATCCGAACCCCGGCTATAGGCGGCCACAAACCGGTCGAACTCCATCTCCGGCGATTCATCCTGCGTCCGCGCCAGCTCCTGGTACGCCTCCGCCTTGGCCTTGGCATTGCCGTAGAACAGCTCGATCCAGATCGCCTCCGCCCGCCCCCGTTCGCCGCGCGCCTGCGCCGCCGCCAGCGCCTGCTGATAATGTCCCGCCTCCACCCGCGGCAGCCGGTCCAGCAAACTCGTCCGTTGCGCTGCCGCAGGCAGCGCCAGCAACATGACCAGCAAAGCCGCGGCTATCCCCGCGCCTCTGGCGCCCCATCCGTTGCCACGCACGACTGATGACTGATGACTGATGGCTGATGGCCTCTTCACTGCCCACCTCCCGTCGTCAGGCTCACGCTCCGCCCCAGCGCCCCGTCCACCTGCGCCCAGAAGCTCCGGTAGGCCGGATACTCCGCCGGCGTAATCAGCGACTTCTTGATCTCGATCCGGCTGCGCAGCGTCAGCGTGTTGCCGTTGACCGAAGCAACGGCCTGAAAATCCGCGAAGGGCTGATTCCGGTTGCTCACCGGCGGCAGCGACCGCGCTGCGAAACCGGCCGGCAGCGCCAGGTGCATCTGTTCCACCAGAATTTCCGGCGGGCCTGACAGCAGGTCCGACGTCCTCTGGTTCAGCGCTGCCAGCCGCGGCAGCCACGAACGCGGTACGATCTGCCGCGGCACCAGCAGGGTGTTCCCGTTCACGGTGGCGAAGTTAGGGATGGTGCCCTCAAACTCAATTTCCAGCGGCTTATCCCAGGCGTGCGCGTTGGTCACCGTCGCCGAGTTTACGCTGATGCCCGGCAGCCGGTCGTGCAGCATCGCCTGCAACGCCCCCGCCTGCCGGTCGGGAATTTCCATCGCTGCCCGGTACAGGGGCGCATCGCCGCCGGCGAGCTCCAGGTTCATGGCAAAGTGCAAGTTTCCCTGCGCATCGAGTTGCCCGGTCAGCGATCGCTCCGTCACATTCGTCGTGGGCGCCAGCTCCGGCGTCACCACCGGCGCCAGCGCCGCCATTTTATTCGCCGGCGCCGGGTCCGCCCCGAGGTCTGCTGCGACCGGAACCCGCAGCACGAACGCCCGCTGATCGCCCGCCGGCAGCTCGTGCGTGCCGTTGTATTCCGCCGTGCCGTCCAGATACAAATTCAGGTTAGGCACGTAAACGATGGCGTGGTCAAAATCCGCCACCGAGGGAATCGTCGCGTCCACCAGCCCCAGATCGCGAATCCGCACCAGCACGAAATCGGCCTCGATACCCGCTTCATGCAGCATGGCGATCAGCAGCGACGCCTTATCCTTGCAGTCGCCAAACCGCCGGTGAAACACCTGCGTCACCGGATACGGCCGGTAGCCGTGAATGCCGAACTCCAGCGCCACGTAGTGCGTGTTCTGGATCACCCATTGGTAAATGGCGTCGACCTTCTCCGCCTCCGTCGTCTTGCCCTGGATCAACTCCCGCACCGTCTGCCGGATCTGGCTGTCGAGCACGAAGGTGTTGCGGATCAGGTGCCGGTACCAGGCGCCGAACTGATCCCAGGTCTTGAACTCCGAAACCGCGACGTACGGGTCACGCTCGATATCGGGCGTCGCCAGCGGCTCGCTCACCTGAGCCGGAAGATTGCGCGCGCTCCAGCGATACACCGTCTGGCCGCCGGTGGTCGCGACCGTATGCTCACCCGCAAACCGCACGGCGTGGAAGTACAGCGGCTTGCTGGCCGGCGAAATCACCACGTACTGCTGGAACAGCGTAGGCGAGCTGCTGCCGAACGAATCCACGGCGCCGTAGTAATCACCGTAGAGCGATTCCAGCGTAGTCGGCAGCACGCGGTAGGCGATCTCGACAAAATCTCCTGCCCGCAGCGCCGGCATGACGACATATTTGTTGCGTACGTTATAGAACGTCTCGTAGCCCACCGACTGGCTGACGGGCTGATCGCCTGCCTGGGGCGCATCCGCCGTGCTCCCATCCGCATGCACCACGTGCGCGGAAAGAAAATGCACTTCCTCGTTGTCCGGATCGTAGGTCACTGGGTAGACGCTCAGCGCATTGGCGCCGCTGTCGTTGTTCACGCGGAAAATCTGCTGCACGTAGCGGCCGGTGTTGCCCGACGGAAAAATATTGGTCACGTTCGTGTCTGCCAGCACCGCCACCGGTCCGCCCTCCAGCGTCTGCTGCTGGCTCGCCGGCAGTGCCTTATAGGCGGCAATGGTCTTGGTCAAATCCTGCATATAGGGCCGCTCGAAGCTGGCCTCGACCGCGGCTTCGCCGCCGCGCGCCAACTGCAGCCGGTCGCGCAGGCTGGCGTCCTGCGGGTTCAGGTTCAGCGCCTCCTGCCAGGCGGCCACTGCGGCCGCATGATGCCCGAAATGCCGCTCGATCTCACCTTGCGCCACGTGAAACTCGGGCGCGTCCGGCGCGAGCTTCACCGCATCGCCAATCCGCGCCAGCGCCGCCGGCCCGCGCCCCAGCCCCGCCAGCGCGCGCGCCTCCACGTCCAGCAAATGCGGTTGCGGGCCGACCAATCGGCTCAGCCGCTCGACTGTCGCCAGCGCCGCGTCGTTGTCGCCGCTGCGCTGCAGCAGGTCGGCCAGATCCAGTCCGGTGTGCAAATTCGCCGCATCGGCGTTGAGCCCTGCCTGCAGCCACTTCTCCGCCACGCGGAACGGTCCCGTGCGCCGCAGCGTGATTCCCACCGGCTGCGCCACCTCAGCCACGGTCATTTCTCCCGCTGCCTCCAGTGCCTGCGCCCAGGCCAGCGCCTGCGGCCGCAGCCCAACATCGGCGTACACCTGCAGCATCCCCACCGCCGCCATCGGCGCCTTCTGCATCGCCGCCGCTGAGGCAATCGCTCCCTTGTCCGTCGCCATAAGTCCGTTTGCCGGCACATCAGCCGACTGCGGGTTTAGGGCAAGCCAAAAATCACTGCGCGCCGGCCAGTACGCTCCCCGGTTAAGCTCGATGAATCCCAGGTCCAGGCGCGCCTGTCCGCGATAATCCGCGCCCAGGCCAGACTGCTCCAGCAGTTGCTCCAAATACTGATAGCGCCGGCTCGTGTCCTGATCGTGCTCCTCAAAATCAATCACCGCTTGCGCATTGTCAGGAGCTGCGGCAATCGCGTCGAGAAACGCGCTGGTGTCGCTGTGATCGCCGGTATTGAAGTTCTGCTTCTGCGCCAGCACCCAGGCGTAATCGAGCTTGCCCGCCGGCGTCGCGGCAGCCGCTTTTGCCAGCTCGGTCAAATCCCGCACCTGGACCGCCGCCGGCTGCTGGCTGCCGACTGCTGACTGATGACTGATGACTGATGACCTGACTTCGTGCGGCACATCGCTCGTCTCCAGTTCCAGCGGTTTGCCCTCCGGCGTGGTAATGCGCAGCGCAAAGCTCCAGCCGCCGGTTTCTCCATCGCCGACTTTCGCCAGAATCTCGTTCCAGCCCGCCTGCAATTGCGCGCCGACGGCGTGCTGATCGAAGCCGAAGCTGGGATGCGCGCCCTGCTCGGTGAACTGCAGTTGTCCGTTCACCCATAGCCGCGTCGCGCCGTCATCCCGCAGCCGCAGCGCCACCGGCTGCGCCTTGTCGCTCCGCACCCAGCTCACCGCGTATGCCGAGGCGCTCTGCGCGGGACTCAAGAATGCTCCCAGATTCATGGATCCCAGCGTTGCGCTGTAGGGGAGCACGCGCCAGCTCACCTGCCGCTGCTTGCCCTGATACTTCGCGGTCAGGTCAATCCCTTTTTCTGGGCCCTCCGCGGTCGTAATGGCTCCTGCCGAGGAATTGTCGAACGGCCCCACCACGCGCCACGCCTCGACCGTGCCTAGCCGCTTCCAGTCCGCTGCGGCCTCTTCCGCCCGTCCCGACCGCAGCGCCACTGCCGCTTCCCGCGAGGTGATCTCCGCCTGCACCAGCGGATCGAGTTGCGCTTCCGCCGCCACGCGTAGGTCGGGCTGGGGCACCCGGGGCCCCCAACCCGGCCGAGCGTCAAGCGGGTGGCGTGGCGCAGCCACGCCAGGCCCCGCGCCAGTCAATAGTTTCGTCCAGACGCCCTGCTGCTGCTCCAGCGGCAGCAGCCGCATGAGCCGTCCGATGCGGTACACGCAAATCAGTTTGGCCACCGGCCCCTGCGCCGCCGTAAACGCCTGCGCTTCGCTCTGCACCCGCTCGGCCGGCGTTGAGATGCCAACTTGGGCAAGCGCAGCTCCGCCCAGCAGCAAGGCCAGGCAGGCGATCAGGAGCGGGCGGCGGGGCGCGAAAGAGCGTTTCACCCGGGGTTGAAGCATGTTGCCTTAATTATACGTTTAGCAACTCCGGCCCGTTGCACCGGGCCGGGGCCGCGGGTCCCCGGCCTGACGCAACGGTAAGCGGGCCGCGCAGCGGTCCCGCGCCAATAAAAGTTGCGGCCGTAACCGGCGTATCGGCGGGACGTATTAGTGTCCATCCGAACCACGAGGAGCCTATGCGCCCGCCTCTACGGTTTTATCATGTTGCGTTCCTGGCAGCCGCGCTCGCAACGCTGCCGCTTATTGGGCAGACCGGCAAACCGGTCTTTGCCGCCCAAATCTCGGGCCGCGTCGAAGCTGACGGTTTGGCCATTCCCGGCGTTACCGTCACCATCACCGATCCCGCCACCGGCCAGCATTACGTCACCACCACGGATGAGGCCGGCCGTTTCACTGCCCGCGTGGCCCATCCCGGCGTGTTTGCCATCGAGACCGAAATGCTCGCCTTTGCGCCCTTCAAGTCGCAGGTGACCGTCCCATCCTCCGGCGCTGCCCCAGCGCCATTGCAACTGCAACTGGCGCTGGCAACCGGGCCTACGGCGACTACCGTGGCGCAGATTCAACCGCGCAGCGCGGCAAAGGGGGAGGCCGACCAACGGGGCCAGCCTGCCAGTGGCAGGTTGGCGGGGCGAAGCTCCTCTAGTGGTGGCGCGAGCCGCTACAGGCAGCTCGACGTGAGCCAGACGGGCGAAATCACCGGCAACGCCGACGCTGGCGCCGTCGACAGCGGCATCGCCGGCATGAGCGACACCGCCGCCACCGATGCCACCGTCGTCGCCGGCGCCGCCAGCGAGGACGAGCAACCCATGAATGGCCGGCAAATTCAGGCGATGCTGCACGCCAACGGCGGCATCCCCGGCGCCCCTGCCGGCGGCGGGGGACGCGGCGGCTTTGGCGGCCGGGGCAGTGGTGGCTTCGGCGGCGGCGGCGGCCGCTTCAACTTTCGCAGCTTCCAAAGCCGCTTCAATCAGCCCCACGGCAGCCTCAGCTACTCGCTTGCCGATTCTGCCCTCAACGCCCTGCCCGATTCCCTCAACGGCCGCTCCTCGACTGTGCATCCGCCCAACGTCGCCAACCAGTCCTATTCGGCTTCCGTCAGCACGCCGCTGGTCATTCCCGGCGTCTTCAACGATCACGGCAAGACGCATTTGTTCTTCAGCTACAGCGGCGCCCATGATGCCGAGCTCAGCAACGTTAGCGCCCTGGTGCCGACGCGGCTCGAGCGCCAGGGCGATTTCCAGGGTTTGACCAGCCGCAGCGGCACGCCTATCACCATCACCAACCCGCAGACCGGCCAGCCTTTCAACAGCAACACCATTCCCACCGGCGACATCTCGGCCGCAGCGGCGGCGTTGCTGGCCTTCGTGCCACTGCCCACGCCCGGCGCGGTGGGCGACTTCAACTACACCAATACCGTCAACTCGCTCACCACCCGCAACCGCATCTCGGTGCGCGTGAACCATAGCTTCGGCTCCTCCTCCGGCGGAGGCCCGGGCTTTTTCCGCCGTGGCCGCAACCTCAGCTTCAGCCTCAACTACGAAGGCGGGCACGCCAATCAGCCCGGCGTCTTTTTCCCCTACGTCGCCGGCGTGACCAACACGCGCGGCATCAATACGCGCCTGGGCTATACGCAGCCGCTCGATGGCTGGATCAACAGGTTCAGCCTGAGCTACAACCGCAACCGCAGCGACGCCAACAATCTCTACGCCAATGTCCGCAACGTCGCCGCGCAGGCGGGCATTCAGGGCGTTGCGCAGGACTCCAACGCCTGGGGCCTGCCCACGCTCAACTTCACCGCTTCCGGCTTCACGCCGCTGCGCGACATCGCGCCCAATTTCGTCCGCTCCCAAACCACCTCCCTCAGCGACGGCATGATCCGCCGCATGGGCCGCCACAACATCCGCTTCGGCGGCGACTTCCGCTGGCTGCAGAGCAACCCCGACACCGATCCCGCCCCCAACGGCGTTTTCAGCTTTGACGGTCAGTACAGCGGCTTCGATTTCGCCGATTTTCTGCTGGGCCTGCCGCAACAGACTTCCGAGCGCTTCGGCGGCGGAGTGTTTTATTTCCGCCAGATCGAGCCCGACCTCTACTTCAACGACAACTGGCAGGTGCTCGGCAATCTCACCCTCAACTATGGCCTGCGCTGGGAATACATTTCGCCCTACTCCGAACTCGACAACCGGCTCACCAATCTCCTCGTCGGTTCCAGCTTCAGCTCGCTTACGCCAGTAGTTGCCGGCGCTGCGGGCGTACCCGCAACCATCGTGCAGCCCGAGTACGGCCACTTCCGCCCCACGCTCGGTTTCGCCTGGCGTTCCTGGGCGAACATGATCGTCACCGGCGGCTTCGGCATGGCCTACAACACCGGCGCCTACGCCAATATCGCCACCGCCCTCGCCTATCAGTCGCCCTTCATCGTCAATCAGGCCAACCTCGGCACGGCGGCCACACCGCTGAGCCTGACCAACGGTTTTGCCGGCGCCTCCACCGCGGTCAACACCTACGGCGTCAATCCCGGCTACCAGATCGGCTACTCCTATCTTTGGGATATCGATCTTCAGCGCACGGTGGCGCAGGTCTGGGTGCTCAATCTCGACTACAGTGGCGCGCGCGGCATTCATCTCGATCAGTTGCGCGCCCCCAACCGCACCCCCACCGGCCTGCTCTATCCCAACCTGCCGCCCTTCCTCTATGACACCACCGGCGGCAACTCGCTCTACAACGGCGGCAGCTTCATCGTCAGCCGCCGCCTCAGCCAGAGCGTGGGCCTACGCGCCACCTACACTTGGTCCAAAATGATGGACGACGCCTCCCAGATCGGCGGCGGTGGCGGCGAAGGCGGCCTCATCGCCCAAAACGATCTCGACCTCGCCAACGAATGGGCGCTCTCCAGCGGCAACCAGACGCAGCGCTTGCATCTCGCCTACGAATGGCAGCTTCCCTACGGCCTCAATCATCACTGGGGTGACCGCGCCTCCTTCTGGAGTTCGGTGCTGGGGGACTGGCAGTTCACCGGCTCGTTCACCGCCGATAGCGGCCAGCCCTTCACCCCGCTGGTGAGCAACGTCTTCTCCAATGCCCAGGGCTTGCAGGCGCTGGGCGTCTCCGCGCCCCTGCGCGCCGATGTCACCGGCGCCGCCGTTGCCAAGGCCGATCCCTCGCTCACCGGCTTTTTTAACACCGCCGCCTTCACCGCTCCCGCCGCCGGCGCCTACGGCACCGCCGGCCGCAACCTCATCATCGGTCCCGGCCAGATCGATCTCGACACCACCTTGAGCAAAACCTTCCGCATGGGCGAATTCCGCTCGCTCGAAGTCCGCTTCGCCGGCACCAACGTGCTCAACCATCCCAACTGGGCCGGTCTGGACACCAACCTCAACTCCCTTACCTTCGGTGACATCACCGGCTTCGGCGCGCCGCGCCAGATCACCTTCACCGCCCGTTACAGGTTCTAACGCCATGAAACGCGCCTTCCTGTTCGCTGGCCTGCTGTTGCTCCCGCTCGCGGCGCAAGCGCCGCAATTCAAATTCAAGGCCAC comes from the Acidobacteriota bacterium genome and includes:
- a CDS encoding carboxypeptidase regulatory-like domain-containing protein yields the protein MRPPLRFYHVAFLAAALATLPLIGQTGKPVFAAQISGRVEADGLAIPGVTVTITDPATGQHYVTTTDEAGRFTARVAHPGVFAIETEMLAFAPFKSQVTVPSSGAAPAPLQLQLALATGPTATTVAQIQPRSAAKGEADQRGQPASGRLAGRSSSSGGASRYRQLDVSQTGEITGNADAGAVDSGIAGMSDTAATDATVVAGAASEDEQPMNGRQIQAMLHANGGIPGAPAGGGGRGGFGGRGSGGFGGGGGRFNFRSFQSRFNQPHGSLSYSLADSALNALPDSLNGRSSTVHPPNVANQSYSASVSTPLVIPGVFNDHGKTHLFFSYSGAHDAELSNVSALVPTRLERQGDFQGLTSRSGTPITITNPQTGQPFNSNTIPTGDISAAAAALLAFVPLPTPGAVGDFNYTNTVNSLTTRNRISVRVNHSFGSSSGGGPGFFRRGRNLSFSLNYEGGHANQPGVFFPYVAGVTNTRGINTRLGYTQPLDGWINRFSLSYNRNRSDANNLYANVRNVAAQAGIQGVAQDSNAWGLPTLNFTASGFTPLRDIAPNFVRSQTTSLSDGMIRRMGRHNIRFGGDFRWLQSNPDTDPAPNGVFSFDGQYSGFDFADFLLGLPQQTSERFGGGVFYFRQIEPDLYFNDNWQVLGNLTLNYGLRWEYISPYSELDNRLTNLLVGSSFSSLTPVVAGAAGVPATIVQPEYGHFRPTLGFAWRSWANMIVTGGFGMAYNTGAYANIATALAYQSPFIVNQANLGTAATPLSLTNGFAGASTAVNTYGVNPGYQIGYSYLWDIDLQRTVAQVWVLNLDYSGARGIHLDQLRAPNRTPTGLLYPNLPPFLYDTTGGNSLYNGGSFIVSRRLSQSVGLRATYTWSKMMDDASQIGGGGGEGGLIAQNDLDLANEWALSSGNQTQRLHLAYEWQLPYGLNHHWGDRASFWSSVLGDWQFTGSFTADSGQPFTPLVSNVFSNAQGLQALGVSAPLRADVTGAAVAKADPSLTGFFNTAAFTAPAAGAYGTAGRNLIIGPGQIDLDTTLSKTFRMGEFRSLEVRFAGTNVLNHPNWAGLDTNLNSLTFGDITGFGAPRQITFTARYRF
- a CDS encoding DUF3857 domain-containing protein, with translation MLQPRVKRSFAPRRPLLIACLALLLGGAALAQVGISTPAERVQSEAQAFTAAQGPVAKLICVYRIGRLMRLLPLEQQQGVWTKLLTGAGPGVAAPRHPLDARPGWGPRVPQPDLRVAAEAQLDPLVQAEITSREAAVALRSGRAEEAAADWKRLGTVEAWRVVGPFDNSSAGAITTAEGPEKGIDLTAKYQGKQRQVSWRVLPYSATLGSMNLGAFLSPAQSASAYAVSWVRSDKAQPVALRLRDDGATRLWVNGQLQFTEQGAHPSFGFDQHAVGAQLQAGWNEILAKVGDGETGGWSFALRITTPEGKPLELETSDVPHEVRSSVISHQSAVGSQQPAAVQVRDLTELAKAAAATPAGKLDYAWVLAQKQNFNTGDHSDTSAFLDAIAAAPDNAQAVIDFEEHDQDTSRRYQYLEQLLEQSGLGADYRGQARLDLGFIELNRGAYWPARSDFWLALNPQSADVPANGLMATDKGAIASAAAMQKAPMAAVGMLQVYADVGLRPQALAWAQALEAAGEMTVAEVAQPVGITLRRTGPFRVAEKWLQAGLNADAANLHTGLDLADLLQRSGDNDAALATVERLSRLVGPQPHLLDVEARALAGLGRGPAALARIGDAVKLAPDAPEFHVAQGEIERHFGHHAAAVAAWQEALNLNPQDASLRDRLQLARGGEAAVEASFERPYMQDLTKTIAAYKALPASQQQTLEGGPVAVLADTNVTNIFPSGNTGRYVQQIFRVNNDSGANALSVYPVTYDPDNEEVHFLSAHVVHADGSTADAPQAGDQPVSQSVGYETFYNVRNKYVVMPALRAGDFVEIAYRVLPTTLESLYGDYYGAVDSFGSSSPTLFQQYVVISPASKPLYFHAVRFAGEHTVATTGGQTVYRWSARNLPAQVSEPLATPDIERDPYVAVSEFKTWDQFGAWYRHLIRNTFVLDSQIRQTVRELIQGKTTEAEKVDAIYQWVIQNTHYVALEFGIHGYRPYPVTQVFHRRFGDCKDKASLLIAMLHEAGIEADFVLVRIRDLGLVDATIPSVADFDHAIVYVPNLNLYLDGTAEYNGTHELPAGDQRAFVLRVPVAADLGADPAPANKMAALAPVVTPELAPTTNVTERSLTGQLDAQGNLHFAMNLELAGGDAPLYRAAMEIPDRQAGALQAMLHDRLPGISVNSATVTNAHAWDKPLEIEFEGTIPNFATVNGNTLLVPRQIVPRSWLPRLAALNQRTSDLLSGPPEILVEQMHLALPAGFAARSLPPVSNRNQPFADFQAVASVNGNTLTLRSRIEIKKSLITPAEYPAYRSFWAQVDGALGRSVSLTTGGGQ